The following proteins are encoded in a genomic region of Thermococcus pacificus:
- the crcB gene encoding fluoride efflux transporter CrcB, translating to MNARIIIAIMTGGALGALTRFYLSGILPVYRDFPVGTLLVNSLASLILGYLYGLMFWGLDVPADWRAFFGTGFCGALSTFSTFSYETFSLLREREYLMAGINVAANVIITIALVFVGFILARR from the coding sequence GTGAATGCAAGGATAATCATAGCAATCATGACAGGCGGGGCGCTTGGGGCCCTCACAAGGTTCTATCTGTCCGGAATACTCCCCGTTTACAGAGACTTTCCCGTGGGGACGCTCCTCGTCAACAGTCTCGCGAGCCTCATCCTCGGCTACCTCTACGGCCTCATGTTCTGGGGACTGGACGTTCCAGCGGACTGGAGGGCATTCTTTGGGACGGGCTTCTGCGGCGCTTTGAGCACGTTCTCGACCTTCTCTTACGAGACGTTCTCGCTCCTGCGCGAGAGGGAGTACCTGATGGCGGGCATAAACGTCGCGGCAAACGTTATAATCACCATTGCCTTAGTATTCGTGGGATTTATTCTCGCCCGGAGGTGA
- a CDS encoding DUF190 domain-containing protein, whose product MVEVEHWNTLRLKIYIGENDRWEGKPLYKAIVEKLREMGIAGATVYRGIYGFGKKSRVHSADVMRLSTDLPIVIEVVDRGYKIEKAICEIKPMIKDGMITVEPIIVVWVGTSEEVKKFEEDAIREL is encoded by the coding sequence ATGGTCGAGGTCGAGCACTGGAACACCCTTCGCCTTAAAATCTACATCGGCGAGAACGACCGCTGGGAGGGGAAGCCCCTCTACAAGGCGATAGTTGAAAAGCTGCGGGAGATGGGCATCGCCGGGGCAACTGTTTACCGCGGCATCTACGGTTTTGGTAAGAAGAGTCGTGTTCACTCCGCCGATGTCATGAGGCTATCAACCGATCTGCCGATTGTTATCGAGGTCGTGGACAGGGGCTACAAGATAGAGAAGGCGATATGTGAGATAAAGCCCATGATAAAGGACGGCATGATAACCGTTGAGCCCATCATAGTGGTCTGGGTCGGCACCTCTGAGGAAGTTAAGAAGTTCGAGGAAGACGCCATAAGGGAACTCTGA
- the coaBC gene encoding bifunctional phosphopantothenoylcysteine decarboxylase/phosphopantothenate--cysteine ligase CoaBC → MLHHVRLIYATKSRKLVGKKIVLAIPGSIAAVECVKLARELIRHGAEVHAVMSENAQKIIHPYAMEFATGNPVVTEITGFIEHVELAGEHENKADLVLVCPATANTIGKIANGIDDTPVTTVVTTAFAHTPIMIAPAMHSTMYDHPIVVENIEKLKKLGVEFIEPRFEEGKAKVASIDEIVYRVIKKLHPKTLAGKRVLVTAGATREYIDPIRYITNASSGKMGVALAEEAELRGAEVTLIKTRGSVSSFVENQIEVETVEEMLAAIENELKAKKYDVVVLAAAVSDFRVKEKADVKIKSGKPLTLELEPTPKIIDRVKELQPDTFLVGFKAETGLSEEELIAAARKQIERAGSDLVVANTLSAFGSEENEVLLVTGDSVKRLPKMGKRELAERLWDEIISILS, encoded by the coding sequence ATGCTTCACCACGTCAGGCTGATTTACGCAACCAAGAGCAGAAAGCTGGTGGGCAAGAAAATCGTCCTGGCCATCCCCGGCAGTATAGCGGCAGTCGAGTGCGTCAAGCTCGCGAGGGAGCTTATAAGGCACGGCGCGGAAGTCCACGCCGTCATGAGCGAGAACGCGCAAAAAATAATCCACCCCTATGCGATGGAGTTCGCCACTGGAAACCCGGTCGTGACAGAGATCACCGGCTTCATTGAGCACGTTGAGCTCGCTGGAGAGCACGAGAACAAGGCCGACCTCGTTTTAGTCTGTCCAGCGACGGCAAACACCATAGGGAAGATAGCCAACGGCATAGACGACACTCCAGTCACTACTGTTGTAACGACGGCCTTCGCCCATACACCGATAATGATAGCCCCTGCAATGCATTCTACAATGTATGACCACCCAATAGTCGTCGAGAACATAGAGAAGCTCAAGAAGCTCGGCGTCGAGTTCATAGAACCGCGCTTCGAGGAGGGCAAGGCGAAGGTGGCTTCAATAGACGAGATAGTCTACCGCGTCATCAAAAAGCTCCACCCGAAGACCCTCGCCGGAAAGCGCGTTCTCGTCACAGCCGGCGCAACGAGGGAGTACATAGACCCTATTCGCTACATAACCAACGCGAGCAGCGGGAAGATGGGCGTTGCTCTCGCTGAAGAGGCCGAACTCCGTGGCGCTGAAGTTACGCTCATAAAGACGAGAGGGAGCGTCTCAAGCTTCGTCGAGAACCAGATAGAGGTCGAAACGGTAGAGGAGATGCTCGCGGCGATAGAAAACGAGCTGAAGGCAAAGAAGTACGACGTTGTCGTTTTAGCCGCCGCTGTAAGTGACTTCAGGGTGAAGGAGAAGGCCGACGTCAAGATAAAGAGCGGAAAGCCCCTAACGCTCGAACTCGAGCCGACACCGAAGATAATAGACCGCGTTAAGGAGCTTCAGCCAGATACCTTCCTCGTCGGCTTCAAGGCGGAAACCGGGCTGAGCGAGGAGGAGCTGATAGCGGCGGCCAGGAAACAGATCGAGAGGGCTGGAAGCGACCTGGTTGTTGCCAACACCCTCAGCGCCTTTGGAAGTGAGGAGAACGAGGTCCTGCTCGTCACCGGAGACTCCGTTAAACGGCTCCCTAAGATGGGCAAGCGCGAACTCGCGGAGAGGCTCTGGGACGAAATCATTTCGATTCTCTCATGA
- a CDS encoding AAA family ATPase: protein MPVIGVTGPEGAGKTTLAINIGGYLAVNGARTLLIDANLYFPDMSFYLDMRPNYPLHLYLEDHEMDIEWLVTPHEGLKNLYLILGEPMKPIQRRYSFKLMTFLIAYLREHYGVIIVDFPPGLPVEPLPIIPEIDHQILVIDPTIVPLRNLKMWVESLIIKFSHMGAEKLWVLINKPLIPEKNLIELEDFIVDELGIPVIGTIPYDVEIHESTRTGTLLCEMWEMENPVSELAYSIEELFL, encoded by the coding sequence ATGCCAGTAATAGGTGTTACAGGTCCAGAGGGGGCCGGGAAGACTACCCTCGCCATCAACATCGGAGGATACCTGGCCGTTAATGGAGCCAGGACGCTCCTCATCGACGCGAACCTGTACTTTCCCGATATGAGCTTCTACCTGGATATGAGGCCGAACTACCCACTCCACCTCTACCTCGAAGATCACGAGATGGACATAGAATGGCTGGTGACCCCCCATGAAGGTCTCAAAAACCTCTACTTGATCCTAGGCGAGCCGATGAAGCCAATACAGAGGCGTTACTCCTTCAAGCTCATGACGTTCCTCATAGCGTATCTCCGCGAGCACTACGGTGTGATAATCGTGGATTTTCCCCCAGGGCTTCCAGTAGAGCCCCTTCCAATCATTCCCGAGATAGATCACCAGATCTTAGTCATTGACCCCACAATTGTCCCACTTCGGAACCTCAAGATGTGGGTCGAGTCCCTGATCATAAAGTTCTCCCACATGGGGGCCGAGAAGCTGTGGGTACTCATAAACAAGCCCTTGATTCCAGAGAAGAACCTCATAGAACTCGAGGACTTCATAGTCGATGAGCTGGGGATTCCTGTAATAGGAACGATCCCCTACGATGTCGAAATACACGAGTCCACACGCACGGGCACCCTTCTCTGCGAGATGTGGGAGATGGAGAACCCTGTCTCAGAGCTGGCTTACTCGATCGAAGAACTTTTCTTGTAA
- a CDS encoding aspartate/glutamate racemase family protein, whose protein sequence is MKKIGIIGGTTPESTCYYYQNYIKISREKFGPFTFPELIVYSIDFEEFKNNPRGWEGRKEMLINAARALERAGAEIIAMSANTPHIVFPEVQKAVNVPMVSIIDALIEEMKRRGVKKVLLLGTKTTMTADFYKNALREAGFEVITPSEEEIDEIDRIIFSELAFENLKSKPYLIELVERYAREKGIEGVILGCTELPLAIKPGDVSVEVFDTAAIHMRKLIELAAE, encoded by the coding sequence ATGAAGAAGATAGGAATAATAGGTGGAACGACACCTGAGTCGACCTGCTACTATTACCAGAACTACATAAAGATAAGCCGCGAGAAGTTCGGCCCCTTCACTTTCCCGGAGCTGATAGTCTACTCGATAGACTTCGAGGAGTTCAAGAACAACCCCCGCGGCTGGGAGGGCAGGAAGGAGATGCTCATAAACGCGGCCAGGGCCCTCGAGAGGGCCGGGGCGGAGATAATAGCCATGTCCGCGAACACGCCGCACATAGTCTTCCCTGAGGTTCAAAAAGCCGTGAACGTGCCGATGGTTAGCATAATCGACGCCCTCATCGAAGAGATGAAGCGCAGGGGCGTTAAGAAAGTCCTCCTCCTCGGTACCAAGACGACGATGACGGCTGACTTTTACAAGAACGCCCTCAGGGAGGCTGGCTTTGAGGTAATAACGCCGAGCGAAGAGGAGATAGACGAGATCGACAGAATAATATTCAGCGAACTCGCCTTCGAGAACCTGAAGAGCAAGCCCTACCTAATAGAACTCGTCGAGAGGTACGCAAGGGAAAAGGGCATCGAGGGGGTAATCCTCGGCTGCACCGAGCTCCCGCTGGCGATAAAGCCCGGCGATGTATCCGTTGAGGTCTTCGACACCGCCGCCATCCACATGAGGAAGCTCATCGAACTCGCGGCCGAGTGA
- a CDS encoding MazG nucleotide pyrophosphohydrolase domain-containing protein, with translation MEIRGFQEMIRDIYFHKDSKRGVDKTFLWFVEEVGELSEAIRKNDREAMEEEFADVLAWLASLANLLGIDIEEAAKKKYPGACPYCGKNPCECEEKL, from the coding sequence ATGGAGATCAGGGGATTCCAGGAAATGATTAGAGACATCTACTTCCACAAGGACTCCAAGCGCGGCGTTGACAAGACCTTCCTCTGGTTCGTGGAGGAAGTCGGCGAGCTGAGCGAGGCCATAAGGAAGAACGACCGCGAAGCGATGGAGGAGGAGTTCGCCGACGTTCTGGCGTGGCTCGCGAGTCTGGCGAACCTTCTTGGCATAGACATCGAGGAAGCTGCAAAGAAGAAGTATCCGGGAGCGTGCCCCTACTGTGGGAAGAACCCGTGCGAGTGCGAGGAGAAGCTCTGA